The following proteins are co-located in the Paludibaculum fermentans genome:
- the modA gene encoding molybdate ABC transporter substrate-binding protein codes for MTIAAAADLTPLESALSAQSSTPVTWSFGSSGLLARQIRAGAPFDLYLSANEAFVQDLAKSDLLLPGSVRTYATGRLGLWSLSGHIRTLKDLTLPEVRHIALPNPQHAPYGAAARELLEKAGLWKQLQSKIVLAENVRQAYEFGRTGNADAVLTSWTLLHDQGGLLLNDKDHAPIRQSGGVVKGAKNTKAAQAFLDFLLSPAGQKILLRFGLTPAAATPPLPPHHP; via the coding sequence TTGACCATCGCCGCCGCAGCCGACCTAACGCCCCTCGAATCTGCTCTTTCCGCTCAATCCTCCACTCCCGTCACCTGGTCCTTCGGTTCCTCCGGCCTCTTAGCCCGCCAAATCCGCGCCGGAGCCCCATTTGACCTCTATCTCTCTGCAAATGAAGCCTTTGTCCAGGATTTAGCGAAATCAGACCTGCTACTGCCCGGCTCAGTCCGCACCTACGCCACCGGCCGCCTCGGCCTCTGGTCGCTCTCCGGTCACATCAGGACGCTCAAGGACCTCACCCTCCCCGAAGTCCGCCACATCGCACTGCCCAACCCTCAACACGCCCCCTATGGAGCCGCCGCCCGCGAGCTCCTGGAGAAGGCCGGCCTTTGGAAACAGCTCCAGTCCAAGATCGTCCTGGCCGAAAACGTCCGCCAGGCCTACGAGTTCGGCCGCACCGGCAACGCCGACGCCGTCCTCACCTCCTGGACCCTCCTCCACGATCAGGGCGGCCTCCTCCTCAATGACAAGGACCACGCCCCCATCCGCCAATCCGGAGGAGTCGTCAAAGGAGCCAAAAACACGAAAGCGGCCCAAGCCTTTCTGGACTTCCTACTAAGTCCCGCCGGCCAAAAAATCCTCCTCCGCTTCGGCCTAACCCCAGCCGCCGCCACCCCGCCATTACCGCCCCACCACCCCTAA
- a CDS encoding RNA polymerase sigma factor: MKESDGAAIQRVLAGDGDGFQVLVERYSHALFRLAYRMTGNEADADDVVQETFLRAYRSLANYDGRAAFSTWLYRIASNYTLDRIAATKRRAEILHPLDQKPEGEEDGRAWQPVEQAPGPDRLLLSGEIQVRLAAAMEELTPQERTAFTLRHFEDLSIEEIGAALQLGSNATRNSIFRAVQKLRRNLAGWAGVAS, translated from the coding sequence ATGAAAGAAAGTGATGGCGCAGCCATCCAGCGGGTTCTCGCTGGTGACGGCGACGGGTTCCAAGTACTCGTCGAACGCTACAGCCATGCCCTCTTTCGTCTGGCGTACCGCATGACCGGCAATGAAGCGGACGCCGATGACGTAGTCCAGGAGACATTCTTGAGAGCCTATCGCAGCCTCGCCAATTACGACGGTCGAGCCGCCTTCAGCACCTGGCTCTATCGCATCGCCTCCAACTACACCCTGGACCGCATCGCTGCCACCAAACGCCGCGCCGAAATCCTCCACCCCCTCGACCAGAAACCCGAAGGCGAGGAAGACGGCCGCGCCTGGCAGCCCGTCGAGCAGGCCCCCGGCCCCGATCGCCTCCTGCTCAGCGGAGAAATTCAGGTCCGCCTCGCGGCAGCCATGGAAGAGCTCACCCCCCAGGAACGCACAGCCTTCACGCTCCGCCACTTCGAGGACCTCTCCATCGAGGAAATCGGCGCCGCCCTCCAACTGGGCTCCAACGCCACTCGCAACAGCATCTTCCGCGCAGTCCAGAAACTGCGCCGCAACCTGGCCGGCTGGGCCGGAGTCGCATCATGA
- a CDS encoding HEAT repeat domain-containing protein has translation MSPKRYCSVLALLLCAAVPGRAQSPASATSSIDAIEAKAPRGEASAPLEQIKAKAAAMAYAFDAMEAKSLAADPAQLENLKALSGMDAMGSKLQDLAERFQYSGDFAAAKAFSPMAKMMPMGDGFYAMGMAQAAASSSNFNQNMKNAKLDRAYSQAQRALDQRKWEEAVNEFRTASNDPARADACLYWIAYAQGKLGHRDEALGTLGELKKAHPNSRWNNDARALEVELRQASGQSVSPDLGDDEIKLMAINGLMHSDPERALPILQKILTGSASPRLKERALFVLSQSDSPKAREISLQLAKGAGNPDIQRMAIRNLAIRGGADNLKVLSEVYASSPDLSVRREVLRSYMISGAKDQIAAAAKGEKDATLRREAIRQLGALGDQKLLGELYGLESDAPMRGEILSSLMVSGATGKLIELANTEKDPTARRKAIQLLGVMDREKTGPALLELYNKESEKDLKKKIVSALFTQGNVKPLIDLARAEKDPELKREAVRMLSMMKSKEASDYMLEVLNQ, from the coding sequence ATGAGTCCGAAACGCTATTGCTCCGTCCTGGCGCTGCTGCTCTGCGCCGCCGTCCCGGGACGCGCCCAATCCCCCGCCTCTGCCACAAGCTCCATCGACGCCATTGAGGCCAAGGCCCCGCGCGGCGAAGCCAGCGCCCCACTGGAACAGATAAAGGCCAAAGCCGCCGCCATGGCCTACGCCTTCGATGCCATGGAAGCCAAATCCCTGGCCGCCGACCCTGCCCAACTCGAAAACCTCAAGGCGCTCTCCGGCATGGACGCCATGGGTAGCAAACTACAGGACCTGGCCGAGCGCTTCCAGTACAGCGGTGACTTTGCCGCCGCCAAAGCCTTTAGCCCCATGGCCAAGATGATGCCGATGGGCGACGGCTTCTACGCCATGGGCATGGCTCAGGCCGCAGCCAGCAGCTCCAACTTCAATCAGAACATGAAGAACGCCAAACTCGATCGTGCCTACTCCCAGGCCCAGCGCGCCCTCGACCAGCGCAAGTGGGAAGAAGCCGTCAACGAGTTCCGCACCGCTTCCAACGACCCCGCCCGCGCCGACGCCTGCCTCTACTGGATTGCCTACGCCCAGGGCAAGCTCGGCCATCGCGACGAAGCCCTTGGCACCCTCGGCGAACTCAAAAAGGCCCATCCCAACAGCCGCTGGAACAATGACGCCCGCGCCCTCGAAGTCGAACTCCGCCAGGCCTCCGGCCAGTCCGTCTCGCCCGACCTCGGCGACGACGAGATCAAGCTGATGGCCATCAACGGCCTCATGCACAGCGACCCGGAACGCGCTCTCCCCATCCTCCAGAAGATCCTCACCGGCAGCGCCAGCCCGAGGCTCAAAGAGCGCGCCCTCTTCGTCCTCAGCCAGAGCGACTCGCCCAAGGCCCGCGAAATCTCACTCCAACTCGCCAAGGGCGCCGGCAACCCCGACATCCAGCGCATGGCCATCCGCAATCTGGCCATCCGCGGCGGCGCCGACAACCTCAAGGTGCTCTCTGAGGTCTACGCCTCCAGCCCCGACCTCTCCGTCCGCCGCGAAGTCCTTCGCAGCTACATGATCAGCGGAGCCAAGGATCAGATCGCCGCCGCGGCCAAGGGCGAGAAAGACGCCACCCTGCGCCGCGAAGCCATCCGCCAACTGGGCGCCCTGGGCGACCAGAAGCTGCTCGGTGAACTCTACGGCCTGGAAAGCGATGCCCCCATGCGCGGCGAGATCCTCAGCTCCCTCATGGTCTCCGGAGCCACCGGCAAGCTCATCGAACTCGCCAACACCGAGAAGGATCCCACCGCCCGCCGCAAGGCCATCCAGCTTCTGGGCGTGATGGATCGCGAAAAGACCGGCCCGGCCCTGCTCGAGCTCTACAACAAGGAGTCCGAGAAGGATCTCAAGAAGAAGATCGTCTCCGCCCTCTTCACCCAGGGCAATGTGAAGCCCCTCATCGACCTGGCCCGTGCGGAGAAAGACCCCGAGTTGAAGCGCGAAGCGGTCCGCATGCTCTCGATGATGAAGTCCAAGGAAGCGTCCGACTACATGCTCGAGGTGCTGAACCAGTGA
- a CDS encoding HEAT repeat domain-containing protein produces MKPFILLLATLPLLAQQPRIVNAKFENKASSNLKADVDAATARGGPLWIGWSVPQVAGAGNSCCSTSRDGQVITQGCALEPNTNVTQVSSGPIHLEGASHSAILLRVEGGTLDKVRLFGSDCSLDAGGLPVVWLTGVKPADSVNFLAAYTRQHFEEHRKGGAIAAIAVHDDPQADRVLNEFVQPSQPEELRRSTVFWLGNTRGKSGFETLQRLLKDDPSPGVKEQVVFALTLTKDPRGMDTIIQAAKSDPNPEVRSKALFWMAQKAGRKALGPITSAVENDPDTKVKRQAVFALTQMPSNEGVPALIEVAKNNKNQAVRKQAFFWLGQSKDERATRFLEQVLTAKQ; encoded by the coding sequence GTGAAACCCTTCATCCTCCTCTTAGCCACCCTGCCGCTGCTGGCCCAGCAGCCCCGGATCGTCAACGCCAAGTTCGAGAACAAGGCATCCTCTAACCTGAAGGCGGACGTGGATGCCGCCACGGCCCGAGGCGGCCCGCTCTGGATCGGCTGGTCTGTCCCGCAGGTCGCCGGAGCCGGCAACTCCTGCTGCAGCACCTCCCGCGACGGCCAGGTCATCACCCAGGGCTGCGCGCTGGAACCGAACACCAACGTGACGCAGGTCTCTTCCGGCCCCATCCATCTGGAAGGCGCCAGCCACTCGGCCATCCTGCTGCGCGTGGAAGGCGGCACCCTCGACAAGGTGCGCCTCTTCGGCTCCGACTGCAGCCTGGATGCCGGCGGCCTGCCCGTCGTCTGGCTGACCGGAGTGAAGCCCGCCGATAGCGTCAACTTCCTCGCGGCCTACACCAGGCAGCACTTCGAGGAGCACCGCAAAGGCGGAGCCATCGCGGCCATAGCCGTGCACGACGACCCCCAGGCCGACCGCGTCCTGAACGAATTCGTCCAGCCCAGCCAGCCCGAGGAGCTCCGCCGCAGCACGGTCTTCTGGCTCGGCAACACGAGAGGCAAATCCGGCTTCGAGACCCTGCAGCGCCTCCTGAAAGACGACCCCAGCCCAGGGGTGAAGGAGCAGGTGGTCTTCGCCCTGACATTGACGAAGGACCCGCGCGGCATGGACACCATCATCCAGGCCGCGAAATCGGATCCCAACCCGGAAGTCCGCTCGAAAGCGCTCTTCTGGATGGCGCAAAAGGCGGGTCGCAAGGCCTTGGGCCCCATCACCAGCGCGGTCGAAAACGACCCCGACACCAAGGTAAAGCGCCAGGCCGTCTTCGCCCTGACGCAGATGCCCTCCAACGAAGGCGTTCCGGCCCTGATCGAGGTAGCAAAGAACAACAAGAACCAGGCCGTCCGCAAGCAGGCCTTCTTCTGGCTGGGCCAGAGCAAGGACGAACGCGCCACCCGCTTCCTGGAGCAGGTCCTGACGGCCAAGCAGTAG
- a CDS encoding ABC transporter permease, which translates to MSLKSELLNRLSYLLRRGQFDRELDEEIEFHIETRADELEAGGLVRAEALARARREFGSGARAKEETRAAWQFGWVEDLARDVRYCGRAFRRSPGFAAAAIVSLALGIGANTTVFSLVKAILLGGLPVRAPARLVSLHQPSGAARLSYPDYEDYRRQVTSFEDVAAAYPAVPRSLNAQDDAERLWGQLVTTNYFPVLGAEPPLGRGFTTEEFHSAVVVISDSIWKRRFGADRGIVGRTIRLGGQGYVVVGVAPPRFSGHIRGLVTDFWIPLGLHEQAVPQLQQGARGRLEQDRNQRWLYVTARLKEGLSPASAEAALQAVAGRLDEAYPRGREKRRLRLEAADALAMGLPQAKSLLSTLMVVVALVLLVACANVANLLLARAAARQQEFGIRLAIGAGRSRLVRQLLTESLFLSMAGALLGAVLAWLATNTLGRLQSSVPYPIALDLTLDGRVLLFTAALAIVTALVFGLAPALKGTRAGLSFALKGDGSGFAALRRFGLKNSLVVAQVALSLVLLVASGLFLRSLRNAASVPLGMDPKDVLLVSFDPRAAGYTNERAEVLFGRVLEGVRALPHVRSAGLVDTPPLSLAPNAVGVSQPGERAAVLADIYGVTSQYFGTLGIGLTRGRDFARSEPAGLPAAIVNEALAERVFPGVDPVGHTVNWEGMPHQVIGITRNAKSRTLAEKPRPQIFVSLEKEYSYFWGMAGVVLSVKSDGAATGLAEPVRGLLREMDPALPVYEVETMADHVDRALLLPRVCGALFGVFGGIALALAAVGLYGVMSYSVRQRTREIGIRLAIGARPGDVLRMLVRQGAWLVGVGLVIGLGLAYSVSRVATAFLYGVSARDGLTFAGVSVLLFGVAMAAVLLPARRAAGMDAVRSIRYE; encoded by the coding sequence ATGTCGCTCAAAAGTGAATTGCTGAACAGGCTTTCCTACCTGCTGCGGCGCGGCCAATTCGACAGGGAACTGGATGAGGAGATCGAGTTCCACATCGAGACACGAGCGGATGAGTTGGAGGCGGGCGGCCTGGTGCGGGCAGAGGCCCTGGCCCGGGCTCGGCGCGAGTTCGGATCCGGTGCCCGCGCGAAAGAGGAGACTCGGGCGGCCTGGCAGTTCGGGTGGGTGGAAGATCTCGCTCGGGATGTCCGCTACTGCGGCCGGGCGTTCCGGCGCAGCCCGGGTTTTGCGGCCGCGGCGATTGTCTCGCTGGCGCTGGGGATCGGCGCCAACACGACGGTGTTCAGCCTGGTGAAGGCGATCCTGCTGGGTGGTTTGCCAGTGCGGGCTCCGGCCCGCCTGGTCTCGCTGCATCAACCGAGCGGGGCGGCGCGCCTGTCTTATCCGGACTATGAAGACTATCGGCGGCAGGTGACGTCCTTTGAAGATGTCGCGGCGGCGTATCCGGCCGTGCCGCGGTCGCTGAACGCGCAGGATGACGCGGAGCGGCTGTGGGGCCAACTGGTGACCACGAACTACTTCCCTGTGCTGGGCGCGGAACCGCCGTTGGGCCGTGGCTTCACGACCGAAGAGTTCCACTCCGCCGTGGTGGTGATCTCGGACTCGATCTGGAAGCGGCGGTTCGGAGCAGACCGGGGGATTGTGGGCAGGACGATCCGGTTGGGCGGGCAGGGCTATGTGGTGGTGGGTGTGGCGCCGCCGCGTTTCTCGGGCCATATCCGGGGGCTGGTGACGGACTTCTGGATCCCACTTGGGCTGCATGAGCAAGCGGTGCCGCAGTTGCAGCAGGGCGCTCGGGGGCGGTTGGAGCAGGATCGGAATCAGCGCTGGCTGTATGTGACGGCCCGGTTGAAAGAAGGGTTGTCGCCCGCGAGCGCCGAGGCCGCGCTGCAGGCAGTGGCGGGCCGCCTGGATGAGGCGTATCCCAGAGGGCGGGAGAAGCGGCGGTTGCGGCTGGAAGCGGCGGATGCGCTGGCAATGGGCCTGCCCCAGGCGAAATCGTTGTTGAGCACGCTGATGGTGGTGGTGGCGCTGGTGCTGCTGGTGGCGTGCGCAAATGTGGCCAATCTGTTGTTGGCGCGCGCGGCGGCGCGGCAGCAGGAGTTCGGCATCCGGTTGGCGATCGGGGCCGGCCGGTCGAGGCTGGTGCGGCAGTTGCTGACGGAGAGCCTCTTCCTCTCGATGGCGGGCGCTTTGCTGGGCGCCGTGCTGGCCTGGCTGGCGACGAACACGCTGGGCCGGTTGCAGAGCAGCGTGCCGTATCCGATTGCCCTGGATCTCACGCTGGATGGGCGGGTGCTGCTGTTTACGGCGGCGCTGGCGATCGTCACGGCGCTGGTGTTTGGATTGGCTCCGGCCCTGAAGGGCACGCGCGCCGGGTTGAGCTTCGCGCTGAAGGGCGACGGGTCTGGTTTTGCGGCGCTGCGCCGCTTTGGATTGAAGAACAGCCTGGTGGTGGCGCAGGTGGCCTTGTCCCTGGTGTTGCTGGTGGCCTCGGGGTTGTTTCTGCGGAGCCTGCGCAATGCGGCCTCGGTTCCGCTGGGGATGGACCCGAAGGACGTGCTGCTGGTGAGCTTCGATCCGCGCGCTGCGGGCTACACGAATGAGCGGGCGGAGGTCCTGTTTGGCAGGGTGTTGGAGGGGGTGCGGGCGCTACCGCATGTGAGGTCCGCCGGGCTGGTGGATACGCCGCCGCTGAGCCTGGCTCCGAATGCGGTTGGCGTGTCCCAGCCTGGTGAGCGGGCTGCGGTGCTGGCGGATATCTATGGAGTGACGTCGCAGTACTTCGGCACGCTGGGGATCGGACTGACGCGTGGCCGGGACTTCGCGCGTAGCGAGCCGGCCGGGCTGCCGGCGGCTATTGTGAACGAGGCGCTGGCGGAGCGAGTCTTCCCAGGCGTGGATCCGGTGGGCCATACGGTGAACTGGGAGGGTATGCCGCACCAGGTGATCGGCATCACCCGGAACGCAAAGTCGAGAACGCTGGCGGAGAAGCCGCGGCCGCAGATCTTTGTGTCGTTGGAGAAAGAGTACTCCTACTTCTGGGGCATGGCGGGCGTGGTGCTGAGCGTGAAGAGCGACGGCGCGGCCACCGGGCTGGCGGAGCCGGTTCGCGGCCTGCTGCGCGAGATGGATCCGGCCCTGCCGGTTTATGAGGTGGAGACCATGGCCGACCACGTGGACCGGGCGCTGCTGCTGCCGCGCGTGTGCGGCGCGCTGTTCGGCGTTTTTGGCGGGATTGCGCTCGCGCTGGCGGCGGTGGGCCTGTATGGAGTGATGAGCTATTCCGTGCGGCAGCGGACGAGGGAGATTGGCATTCGCCTGGCGATCGGCGCCCGGCCGGGCGATGTGCTGCGGATGCTGGTGCGCCAGGGCGCCTGGCTGGTGGGTGTGGGGCTGGTGATTGGACTGGGGCTGGCGTATTCCGTCAGCCGGGTGGCGACGGCCTTTCTGTATGGAGTGAGTGCGCGGGACGGGCTGACGTTCGCGGGCGTTTCGGTGCTGCTGTTCGGTGTGGCGATGGCGGCGGTGCTGCTGCCGGCGCGACGGGCGGCGGGCATGGATGCGGTGCGCTCGATCCGGTATGAGTGA
- a CDS encoding PadR family transcriptional regulator, translating to MKQPEYPELLPGTLYMMVLRTLTRGPLHGYAIAKRIKEASREGLVVEEGSLYPALNRMVVKGWLTAEWGVSENNRKARFYQLTTEGAKQLEREAGEFDRLVRAIQLVMKSA from the coding sequence ATGAAACAACCGGAATATCCGGAACTGCTGCCCGGCACGCTCTACATGATGGTGCTGCGGACTCTGACGCGTGGTCCGCTGCACGGCTATGCGATCGCTAAGCGGATCAAGGAAGCTTCCAGGGAAGGCCTGGTAGTGGAAGAGGGCTCGCTGTATCCGGCCTTGAACCGGATGGTGGTCAAGGGCTGGCTGACAGCGGAGTGGGGTGTTTCGGAGAACAACCGGAAGGCACGCTTCTACCAGTTGACTACCGAGGGGGCCAAGCAACTGGAGCGGGAGGCGGGCGAGTTTGACCGGCTGGTGCGGGCCATCCAATTAGTCATGAAGTCGGCGTGA
- a CDS encoding bifunctional helix-turn-helix transcriptional regulator/GNAT family N-acetyltransferase gives MTEVRILYEVANRESPTATEIGRELRMDPGYLSRLLVKLDKAGMIERMTSEEDGRASHLRLTPAGRTEFTNLTFLANAEVGTMLSRLNEQKQRLLVDSMRNIEAVLESVPEQKEPYLLRNHQPGDMGWVVHRHGVLYAQEYGWDERFEALVARIAADFIDHFQPKKERCWIAERAGETVGSVFLVQDPEQVGVAKLRLLLIEPSARGLGLGQRLVDECTKFARQAGYTKITLWTNNVLLAARHIYAKAGYQKVGQEAHESFGQSMISETWELGL, from the coding sequence TTGACCGAGGTTCGAATTCTGTACGAGGTCGCGAACCGGGAGAGCCCGACGGCGACCGAAATCGGGCGGGAGCTGAGGATGGATCCGGGGTATCTGAGCCGGCTGCTGGTCAAACTGGACAAGGCCGGCATGATTGAGCGGATGACCTCGGAGGAGGATGGCCGGGCAAGTCATCTGCGGCTGACGCCGGCCGGGCGGACGGAGTTCACCAACCTGACGTTTCTGGCAAACGCCGAGGTGGGCACGATGTTGAGCCGGTTGAATGAGCAGAAGCAGCGGCTGCTGGTGGATTCGATGCGAAACATCGAGGCCGTGCTGGAATCGGTGCCGGAACAGAAAGAGCCCTATTTGTTGCGGAATCATCAGCCCGGCGATATGGGCTGGGTGGTGCACCGGCATGGGGTGCTGTACGCGCAGGAGTATGGGTGGGACGAGCGGTTCGAGGCGCTGGTGGCGCGCATCGCGGCGGACTTCATCGACCACTTCCAACCCAAGAAAGAGCGCTGTTGGATTGCGGAGCGGGCTGGGGAGACCGTGGGGTCGGTGTTTCTGGTGCAGGATCCGGAACAGGTGGGCGTGGCGAAGCTGCGGCTGTTGTTGATCGAGCCGTCGGCGCGCGGGTTGGGGTTGGGACAGCGGCTGGTGGATGAGTGCACGAAGTTTGCGCGGCAGGCCGGGTATACCAAGATCACGCTCTGGACCAACAATGTTTTATTGGCGGCCAGGCATATTTACGCCAAGGCCGGGTATCAGAAGGTGGGCCAGGAGGCGCATGAGAGCTTCGGGCAATCGATGATTTCGGAGACGTGGGAGTTGGGGCTGTAG
- a CDS encoding nitrite/sulfite reductase, which translates to MKASNSQWKDHLVGKIEPGLASEIDAFDSEIALKKQGKMEDKVFAETRLRRGAYGQRYDNGQRHDGLESRRLAYANPNTKGPTTLWDAPGMQRIKIPFGGLNATQLEVMAELAEEYSDGIAHVTTRQDIQLHFIHIEDTPAIMRRLGAAGITTREACGNTVRNVTACPLSGVCRDQAFDVTPYAKAAAYFLLGHPDTQDFGRKFKIAFSGCGDNPCALVRIHDLGCVAKVKDGQRGFEVYVGGGLGTVPYVAKLYTDFLPQEELLPLAQAMTRVFARLGEKKNRNTARMKFLVVKLGLDEFKRLVEEERKLLTPDPRWTSYLDGIENEQETPLRDPGLLQIENAQPEDFRAWRETNVYAQRQAGYATVTVALPLGDLTADQLRALADIARNYVNETVRTTVEQNIVLRWVSESDLPSVYNDLKAVGLHHAGAGTITDTVACPGTDTCKLGISSSRGLAGELRMHMAENGAAGNEAIKNLRIKVSGCFNSCGQHHIADLGFYGVSRNKGGFAAPHFQVVLGGQWTENAGSYGLAIGAVPSKRVPEAADRILARYTKERTEGESFQAFIRRIGKAECKKMLEDLMVMPLHSEDTSLYSDWHDPREYTTGDMGIGECAGEVVSPLEFQMTASEREVFEAQLAFEAGDIPKASKLAYDSMARAATALLVWHKSFYINSPDGVVEAFRKEFHDTQLFFDPFAGGKFAHYYFHAHELLGQERTAESAHRLIEEAQLFIEACHSCVGRMTAAPVKG; encoded by the coding sequence ATGAAAGCCAGCAACAGCCAGTGGAAAGACCACCTCGTCGGCAAGATTGAGCCGGGCTTGGCGAGCGAGATTGACGCCTTCGACAGCGAGATCGCCCTCAAGAAGCAGGGCAAGATGGAAGACAAGGTCTTCGCCGAGACGCGCCTGCGCCGCGGAGCCTATGGTCAGCGCTACGACAATGGCCAGCGCCACGACGGTTTGGAAAGCCGCAGACTCGCCTACGCCAACCCCAACACCAAGGGCCCCACCACCCTCTGGGACGCGCCCGGCATGCAGCGCATCAAGATCCCCTTCGGCGGCCTGAATGCCACGCAACTCGAAGTAATGGCGGAACTTGCGGAAGAGTACTCAGACGGCATCGCGCACGTCACCACACGCCAGGACATCCAGCTCCACTTCATCCATATTGAGGACACGCCGGCCATCATGCGGCGGCTGGGCGCGGCCGGCATCACTACCCGCGAAGCCTGCGGCAACACCGTCCGCAACGTCACCGCCTGCCCCCTCAGCGGCGTCTGCCGCGACCAGGCCTTCGACGTCACCCCCTACGCCAAAGCCGCGGCCTATTTCCTTCTGGGTCATCCGGATACGCAGGATTTCGGCCGCAAGTTCAAGATCGCCTTCTCCGGTTGCGGCGACAATCCCTGCGCCCTGGTCCGCATTCACGACCTGGGCTGCGTGGCCAAGGTCAAAGACGGTCAGCGTGGCTTCGAAGTCTATGTAGGCGGAGGACTTGGCACCGTTCCCTACGTCGCCAAGCTGTACACTGATTTCCTGCCCCAGGAAGAACTGCTGCCCCTGGCCCAGGCCATGACGCGCGTCTTTGCGCGCCTCGGCGAGAAGAAGAACCGCAACACGGCGCGCATGAAGTTCCTGGTCGTGAAGCTCGGCCTGGACGAGTTCAAGCGCCTGGTGGAGGAGGAGCGCAAGCTGCTAACTCCCGATCCCCGTTGGACTTCCTACCTCGACGGCATCGAGAACGAGCAGGAGACGCCGCTCCGCGATCCGGGCCTGCTGCAGATCGAAAACGCCCAGCCGGAAGACTTCCGCGCGTGGCGCGAAACCAACGTCTATGCCCAGCGCCAGGCGGGCTATGCCACTGTTACCGTGGCACTTCCGCTCGGCGACCTGACGGCCGACCAGCTCCGCGCCCTGGCCGACATCGCCCGCAACTACGTCAACGAAACCGTCCGCACAACGGTGGAGCAGAACATCGTCCTGCGCTGGGTGAGCGAGAGCGATCTGCCCTCTGTTTACAATGACTTGAAGGCAGTCGGCCTGCATCATGCCGGCGCCGGCACCATCACCGACACGGTTGCGTGCCCCGGCACCGACACCTGCAAACTGGGCATCTCCTCCTCGCGCGGCCTGGCCGGCGAACTGCGGATGCACATGGCCGAGAACGGAGCCGCCGGCAACGAGGCGATCAAGAACCTCCGGATTAAGGTCAGCGGCTGCTTTAACTCCTGTGGACAGCACCACATAGCGGACCTGGGCTTCTACGGAGTCAGCCGCAACAAGGGCGGTTTCGCGGCCCCCCACTTCCAGGTGGTCCTGGGTGGACAGTGGACCGAAAACGCCGGCTCCTACGGCCTGGCGATCGGCGCGGTCCCCTCCAAGCGGGTGCCCGAAGCGGCCGACCGCATCCTCGCCCGCTATACCAAGGAGCGCACGGAAGGCGAGAGTTTTCAGGCATTTATCCGCCGCATCGGCAAGGCCGAGTGCAAGAAGATGTTGGAAGACCTGATGGTGATGCCGCTGCACAGCGAGGACACTTCGCTCTATTCGGACTGGCATGACCCGAGGGAATACACCACCGGCGACATGGGCATCGGCGAGTGCGCCGGCGAGGTAGTCTCCCCGCTCGAGTTCCAGATGACGGCCAGCGAACGCGAGGTCTTCGAAGCCCAACTGGCCTTTGAAGCCGGCGACATTCCCAAGGCTTCGAAACTGGCTTACGATTCCATGGCGCGCGCCGCCACGGCCCTGCTCGTGTGGCACAAGTCGTTCTATATCAACAGCCCGGACGGGGTGGTGGAGGCTTTCCGCAAGGAGTTCCACGACACCCAGTTGTTCTTCGATCCGTTCGCGGGCGGCAAGTTCGCCCACTACTACTTCCACGCCCACGAGCTGCTGGGCCAGGAGCGGACCGCCGAGTCGGCCCACCGCCTGATCGAGGAAGCGCAGTTGTTCATCGAAGCCTGCCATAGCTGCGTGGGCCGCATGACAGCCGCTCCGGTGAAGGGATAA